From the genome of Miscanthus floridulus cultivar M001 chromosome 10, ASM1932011v1, whole genome shotgun sequence, one region includes:
- the LOC136486060 gene encoding F-box/LRR-repeat protein 3-like, whose product MAAAAAQQHRHPKRRRLFLSLSPSPSPTPTPVAPPLDTLADELLFLVLDRVAQADPRALKSFALASRACHAAESRHRRVVRPLRPDLLPAALARYPCATRLDLSLCARVPDAALASAVSSCSALRAVDLSRSRGFGAAGVAALAALCPGLADLDLSNGVDLGDAAAAEVGRARGLRRLSLARWKPLTDMGLGCVAVVCTELRELSLKWCLGVSDLGIQLLALKCRKLTSLNLSYTMITKDSFPAIMKLPNLQELTLVGCIGIDDVALDSLDKECSKSLQVLDMSLCQNITDVGVSSIVKSVPNLLELDLSYCCPVTPSMVRSFQKIPKLQTLKLEGCKFMAYALKAIGISCVSLRELSLSKCSGVMDTELSLAVSRLKNLLKLDITCCRNITDVSLAAITSSCTSLISLRMESCSRVSSGALQLIGKHCSHLEELDLTDSDLDDEGLKALARCSKLSSLKIGICLKISDEGLTHIGRSCPKLCDIDLYRCGGLSNDGIIQIAQGCPMLECINLSYCTEITDRSLISLSKCAKLNTLEIRGCPMITSTGLSEIAMGCRLLSKLDIKKCFEINDVGMLYLSQFSHSLRQINLSYCSVTDIGLLSLSSISGLQNMTIVHLAGITPNGLMATLMVCGCLTKVKVHEAFKSKMPAHMIKNVEARGCVFQWIDKPFKVEVEPCDVWKQQSQDVLVR is encoded by the exons ATGGCCGCGGCAGCAGCCCAGCAGCACAGGCACCCCAAGCGCCGccgcctcttcctctccctctccccctccccctcccccacccccacccccgtcGCGCCGCCGCTCGACACGCTGGCCGACGAGCTGCTCTTCCTGGTCCTGGACCGCGTGGCCCAGGCCGACCCGCGGGCGCTCAAGTCCTTCGCTTTGGCCTCCCGCGCCTGCCACGCCGCGGAGTCCCGGCACCGCCGCGTCGTCCGCCCGCTCCGCCCGGACCTCCTGCCCGCCGCGCTGGCGCGGTACCCGTGCGCCACCCGCCTCGACCTCTCCCTCTGCGCGCGCGTCCCCGACGCCGCCCTCGCGTCCGCCGTCTCCTCCTGCTCCGCCCTCCGCGCCGTCGACCTCTCCCGCTCCCGCGGGTTCGGCGCCGCGGGCGTCGCCGCGCTCGCCGCGTTGTGCCCGGGCCTCGCCGACCTCGACCTCTCCAATGGGGTCGACCTCGGGGACGCCGCCGCGGCCGAGGTGGGGCGGGCGAGGGGGCTCAGGAGGCTCTCGCTGGCAAGGTGGAAGCCGCTCACTGACATGGGGCTCGGATGCGTCGCCGTCGTGTGCACCGAGCTGAGAGAGCTCTCGCTCAAGTGGTGCCTTGGGGTCTCGGATCTGGGGATCCAGCTCCTCGCGCTCAAGTGCAGGAAGCTGACCAGCCTGAATCTCTCCTACACCATG ATCACAAAGGATAGTTTTCCTGCAATCATGAAGCTACCCAATCTTCAAGAGTTGACACTGGTGGGGTGTATTGGAATTGATGATGTCGCTCTTGATAGTCTTGACAAAGAATGCAGTAAATCACTACAG GTGCTTGATATGTCTCTGTGTCAGAATATCACTGACGTGGGAGTTTCATCCATAGTGAAGTCGGTACCCAATCTATTGGAACTGGATCTTTCATACTGCTGTCCT GTTACTCCTTCTATGGTGAGAAGCTTCCAGAAGATTCCTAAACTGCAGACCCTGAAGCTGGAAGGCTGCAAATTCATGGCTTATGCACTAAAAGCCATTGGAATCTCTTGTGTTTCTTTACGGGAGTTAAGCTTGAGCAAGTGCTCTGGAGTGATGGATACAGAACTCTCTTTAGCCGTGTCAAGACTAAAGAACCTGCTGAAGCTGGACATTACTTGTTGTCGCAATATCACTGATGTTTCACTAGCGGCCATAACTAGTTCATGCACTTCCCTCATCTCTCTGAGGATGGAGTCTTGTAGCCGTGTTTCCAGTGGAGCACTCCAACTGATCGGGAAGCACTGTTCTCACTTGGAAGAGTTGGACCTTACTGACAGTGATTTGGATGACGAAG GATTGAAAGCTCTTGCCAGATGCAGCAAACTTTCGAGTCTAAAAATTGGAATTTGCTTGAAGATTAGTGATGAAGGTCTTACCCACATTGGAAGGTCTTGCCCAAAACTCTGCGACATTGATCTGTACAG GTGTGGAGGCCTTAGTAATGATGGAATTATTCAAATTGCACAGGGTTGTCCAATGCTAGAGTGTATCAATCTATCCTACTGTACAGAAATAACAGACCGTTCACTGATTTCACTTTCAAAATGCGCAAAGCTGAATACTCTGGAGATTCGTGGCTGCCCCATGATTACATCCACTGGGCTCTCAGAAATAGCAATGGGGTGCAGGCTACTTTccaagcttgatattaagaaatgCTTTGAGATTAATGATGTTGGAATGCTTTACCTTTCCCAGTTCTCTCATAGCCTCCGTCAG ATAAACTTGTCGTATTGTTCAGTCACCGATATCGGACTTCTGTCCCTTTCTAGCATATCTGGCTTGCAGAACATGACCATCGTCCATTTAGCGGGTATAACGCCTAATGGCTTGATGGCTACTCTTATGGTTTGTGGTTGTTTGACGAAAGTGAAGGTTCACGAAGCATTCAAATCCAAGATGCCTGCTCATATGATAAAAAATGTTGAGGCACGCGGCTGTGTTTTCCAGTGGATCGATAAACCATTCAAG GTTGAGGTGGAACCTTGTGATGTATGGAAGCAACAGTCCCAAGATGTGCTTGTACGATGA